A window of Gammaproteobacteria bacterium contains these coding sequences:
- the hflX gene encoding GTPase HflX, whose protein sequence is MFERPQGGERAVLVHISIQGFESGDEDEFRELASSAGAEVIDLITGNRPRPDPKYFVGSGKAEEIHQRVLQCDAELVIFDHELSPAQERNLEHLFQCRVLDRTGLILDIFAQRARSFEGKLQVELAQLKHLSTRLVRGWTHLERQKGGIGLRGPGETQLETDRRLLGNRIKQINKRLDKVLKQREQGRRSRARAAIPTVSLVGYTNAGKSTLFNYLTESEVYAADQLFATLDPTIRRVDIADAGPVVLADTVGFVRNLPHDLVAAFRSTLEETRQAHLLLHIIDAADPDRDQRIEQVNEVLKEVGAENVPQIEVFNKIDLIEDKAPATESDESGVPRRIWLSAVNGSGVELLIDALKRYFGKEFIHCWIKLAPQDARARAEFFELGVVVNEKDPQDGGFLLEVSIQRSTLEGLEKRFGHQFEKILPKNGQLLAGVDQAP, encoded by the coding sequence TTGTTTGAGCGTCCCCAGGGTGGTGAGCGTGCCGTTCTGGTTCATATCAGTATTCAGGGATTTGAGAGCGGTGACGAGGATGAATTTCGCGAGCTTGCAAGTTCTGCGGGCGCCGAAGTTATTGACTTGATCACCGGTAACCGGCCTCGTCCCGATCCCAAGTATTTTGTCGGTTCGGGCAAGGCGGAAGAGATACATCAGCGTGTGTTGCAATGTGATGCTGAATTGGTGATCTTCGATCACGAACTATCACCTGCCCAGGAAAGAAATCTCGAACACCTGTTTCAATGCCGAGTTCTGGATAGAACCGGTTTGATACTGGATATTTTTGCCCAACGCGCACGATCGTTCGAGGGGAAGCTGCAAGTCGAACTCGCGCAGCTCAAACACTTGTCGACACGACTGGTCAGAGGCTGGACCCACCTGGAGCGCCAAAAAGGTGGTATTGGATTGCGAGGTCCAGGTGAGACGCAGTTGGAAACCGACCGCCGTCTACTCGGTAATCGCATCAAACAAATCAACAAGCGCCTGGATAAGGTGCTTAAGCAGCGCGAGCAAGGACGACGTTCCCGTGCCCGCGCCGCCATACCGACCGTTTCCTTAGTCGGATATACCAATGCAGGCAAGTCAACGCTGTTTAACTATCTGACGGAATCTGAGGTGTATGCAGCAGATCAGTTGTTCGCTACGCTGGACCCAACCATACGTCGTGTGGATATTGCTGACGCCGGTCCAGTTGTGCTCGCGGATACTGTTGGATTCGTAAGAAACTTGCCCCATGATCTGGTGGCGGCGTTTCGTTCAACGCTTGAAGAAACGCGTCAGGCGCACCTGTTGTTACATATTATTGATGCGGCAGATCCTGATCGCGACCAGCGAATCGAGCAGGTCAACGAGGTATTGAAGGAAGTGGGGGCCGAAAACGTGCCGCAGATCGAGGTTTTCAACAAGATTGATTTGATTGAAGACAAGGCGCCCGCAACCGAATCAGATGAGTCCGGAGTACCACGTCGAATCTGGCTCTCCGCTGTAAATGGTTCCGGCGTTGAACTCTTGATTGATGCGTTGAAACGTTATTTTGGCAAAGAGTTTATCCACTGTTGGATTAAGCTCGCGCCGCAAGATGCTCGCGCAAGAGCGGAATTCTTTGAATTAGGTGTGGTTGTCAATGAAAAAGACCCGCAGGATGGTGGGTTTTTGTTGGAGGTTAGCATACAGCGCAGCACGCTCGAAGGGCTGGAAAAGCGATTTGGCCATCAATTTGAAAAAATTTTGCCAAAAAACGGGCAATTACTTGCGGGCGTGGACCAAGCCCCCTAA
- the hfq gene encoding RNA chaperone Hfq codes for MSKGQSLQDPFLNTLRKEKVPVSIYLVNGIKLQGQIDSFDQFVVLLKNSVNQMVYKHAISTVVPARNIRLATSEEGGSDSGN; via the coding sequence ATGTCAAAAGGGCAAAGCCTACAAGACCCTTTTTTAAATACTCTGCGTAAAGAAAAAGTCCCGGTTTCAATATACCTGGTGAATGGTATAAAGCTGCAGGGCCAAATCGATTCCTTTGATCAATTTGTGGTGCTGCTAAAGAATAGCGTGAATCAGATGGTTTACAAGCACGCCATTTCCACTGTTGTGCCTGCGCGCAACATCAGGTTGGCCACTTCAGAGGAAGGCGGATCTGATTCCGGCAACTAG
- the miaA gene encoding tRNA (adenosine(37)-N6)-dimethylallyltransferase MiaA: MLEAIFIMGPTAAGKTALALALAERMACEIISVDSALVYRGMDIGTSKPSADELSTVPHHLIDILNPAEAYSAAEFRADAQRLIEEIRGRGKMPLLVGGTMLYFRALEQGLSALPSANEEIRSELEKELSAIGVVSLHRQLSEVDPVSAQRIDANDPQRIMRALEIFRLTGRPMSELWAEQTKNGFPYQFVKIGIAPTERAILHQRIETRFDQMLDNGFVEEVRALKSRTDLHLGLPSMRCVGYRQVWQYLEGEYDYDTMRQKGVVATRQLAKRQLTWMRSEDNLVWFDTEQTLLTDKIWQSIKKVAEI, from the coding sequence ATGCTTGAAGCTATTTTCATCATGGGGCCGACGGCGGCCGGAAAGACTGCGCTGGCGCTCGCATTGGCCGAACGTATGGCGTGTGAAATTATCAGTGTTGATTCCGCCCTGGTATATCGCGGCATGGACATCGGCACTTCCAAACCCTCTGCGGACGAACTAAGCACCGTTCCCCATCATCTCATCGATATCCTGAACCCGGCCGAGGCCTATTCTGCTGCCGAATTTCGAGCCGACGCGCAGCGTTTGATCGAAGAAATACGAGGGCGGGGCAAGATGCCCTTGTTAGTTGGCGGCACCATGTTGTATTTCCGCGCACTTGAACAGGGGCTGTCGGCTTTGCCATCGGCCAACGAAGAAATTCGCTCTGAATTGGAAAAAGAACTTTCTGCTATAGGTGTGGTCAGTCTACATCGACAATTGTCTGAGGTAGATCCTGTCTCTGCCCAACGCATAGATGCAAATGATCCACAACGCATTATGCGTGCGCTGGAAATTTTTCGCCTGACGGGGCGGCCCATGAGCGAGCTTTGGGCAGAGCAAACCAAGAATGGATTTCCCTATCAGTTTGTCAAAATCGGAATTGCACCAACTGAGCGTGCGATTTTACACCAACGTATCGAAACACGATTTGATCAAATGCTCGATAACGGTTTCGTCGAGGAAGTGCGTGCACTCAAATCGCGCACAGACCTGCATCTCGGTCTCCCTTCCATGCGTTGTGTAGGGTATAGACAGGTGTGGCAATACCTCGAAGGTGAATATGACTATGACACAATGCGACAAAAAGGAGTCGTTGCGACACGACAGCTCGCCAAGAGACAACTCACATGGATGCGCAGTGAAGACAATTTAGTTTGGTTCGATACGGAACAAACATTGCTAACCGATAAAATTTGGCAAAGCATAAAAAAAGTGGCTGAAATTTAA
- a CDS encoding MbcA/ParS/Xre antitoxin family protein, translated as MDQLTDEEKIELARFIMRLLGSWEIPPEGQIRLLGLPEKTRTRHLSQYRKETPFPEEKHIYERVMHFMGIADALRTSYPHNASMGPIWMNQVHRRFNGRTPVQAMLEDDLHGIIAVRSHLDCAFDWETDEKRAKVVLSSMVSKKS; from the coding sequence ATGGATCAATTGACGGATGAAGAAAAGATCGAGCTGGCCAGATTTATCATGCGCTTGCTCGGCAGCTGGGAAATACCGCCTGAAGGTCAGATTCGCTTGTTAGGCTTGCCCGAGAAGACTCGCACCCGGCATCTCAGCCAGTATCGCAAAGAGACGCCGTTTCCGGAAGAAAAGCATATATATGAAAGAGTTATGCACTTCATGGGTATAGCTGATGCGCTCCGGACTTCTTACCCACACAATGCTAGTATGGGGCCGATTTGGATGAATCAGGTCCATCGCCGGTTTAACGGCCGCACCCCGGTGCAAGCCATGCTTGAAGACGATCTGCACGGCATAATCGCGGTACGCTCACACCTGGATTGCGCATTTGATTGGGAAACCGATGAAAAGCGGGCAAAGGTAGTATTGTCATCGATGGTATCCAAAAAATCGTGA
- a CDS encoding PilZ domain-containing protein encodes MSEHKAQLSAQVHRNAIAIFDKKTKLKAKLLTISEIGAGILLPKQIAEGTEFLLLINLPAGKGTYECLIKVRAVHYRLQQDVYYIGVHFVGLKDHERARIKQYILGKHRL; translated from the coding sequence ATGAGTGAACACAAAGCACAACTATCGGCCCAGGTTCATCGAAATGCGATTGCTATCTTTGACAAAAAAACCAAGTTAAAGGCCAAACTACTAACCATCTCCGAGATTGGAGCGGGGATTCTGTTGCCTAAACAGATAGCGGAGGGCACCGAATTCCTCTTATTAATCAATCTGCCGGCTGGCAAGGGCACGTATGAATGCCTTATCAAGGTGCGTGCCGTGCATTATCGTTTACAACAAGATGTTTACTATATCGGTGTGCATTTTGTTGGACTAAAAGATCATGAACGTGCCCGGATCAAACAGTATATTCTGGGAAAACATCGGTTATAG
- a CDS encoding tyrosine-type recombinase/integrase has product MAIHKLNPAKVKNVGPGTYEDGGGLRLVVSKTGAKKWVLRITVKGQKGRKEMGLGGYPTVSLARARINAAAARELARQGINPITARKLQPTETPTFTTCAARYIRAHRRAWANPKHQRQWVRTLKTYARPIIGEMLVDQISTEDILKILQPIWTTKTETASRVQGRLENVFDFAIAHGRKDAFNPARWKGHLDKMLPKPSRVKKVVHHPAMPFAEVPDFLTKLAESKSISAKALAFLILTATRTGEVLGATWDEIDIENAVWTIPAERMKAKREHKVPLTGRVIQILNSLHRFADTPYIFPGLKKGKPMSNMALLKLMRDMGYGTANTHGNYVPHGFRSSFRDWAGETTNHPSDVVEMALAHTIKNKVEAAYRRGDLFAKRIRLMEDWTTFLTSKKRHPTVIPFYSEKSG; this is encoded by the coding sequence ATGGCAATACACAAGCTAAATCCTGCCAAGGTCAAAAATGTGGGACCGGGTACCTACGAGGATGGTGGAGGGCTACGCTTGGTGGTTTCCAAGACCGGAGCGAAGAAATGGGTTCTCAGGATAACAGTCAAAGGCCAGAAAGGTCGCAAGGAGATGGGGCTGGGTGGATATCCGACGGTAAGCTTGGCTAGGGCTCGTATCAACGCTGCCGCTGCGCGAGAGCTAGCCAGACAAGGAATTAACCCTATTACAGCGAGAAAACTTCAACCTACCGAAACGCCAACCTTCACAACCTGCGCGGCTAGATATATCCGAGCTCACCGTCGAGCATGGGCTAATCCTAAGCACCAACGGCAGTGGGTAAGAACATTGAAGACCTACGCGAGACCTATTATTGGCGAAATGCTCGTTGACCAAATATCAACCGAGGATATTCTAAAAATACTTCAGCCCATCTGGACCACAAAGACCGAAACCGCGAGCAGAGTACAGGGCCGACTTGAAAACGTCTTTGACTTCGCCATTGCACATGGACGGAAAGACGCATTTAACCCGGCCCGTTGGAAAGGTCATCTCGACAAAATGTTACCTAAACCGTCAAGGGTCAAGAAGGTTGTACACCATCCAGCGATGCCCTTTGCCGAAGTTCCTGACTTTCTGACCAAGCTCGCCGAGAGCAAATCGATCTCTGCAAAAGCGCTAGCCTTTCTTATTCTAACGGCCACGCGGACAGGAGAAGTGTTAGGTGCCACTTGGGACGAAATCGATATAGAGAACGCTGTTTGGACTATCCCGGCTGAGCGCATGAAAGCGAAACGAGAGCACAAAGTTCCTTTGACGGGCCGGGTAATACAAATTCTCAACTCTCTGCATCGATTCGCTGACACGCCGTACATTTTTCCAGGGCTCAAGAAAGGGAAGCCTATGTCGAATATGGCGCTACTCAAACTCATGCGCGATATGGGCTACGGTACGGCGAATACACACGGTAACTACGTACCCCATGGCTTTCGTTCCAGTTTTCGTGATTGGGCGGGGGAAACTACAAACCACCCAAGCGACGTCGTTGAGATGGCACTGGCGCATACAATCAAGAACAAAGTTGAGGCTGCCTATCGGCGAGGCGACTTGTTCGCAAAGAGAATACGACTAATGGAAGATTGGACGACCTTCCTTACCAGTAAAAAGCGGCACCCCACAGTTATCCCTTTCTATTCAGAAAAATCTGGCTAG